One window of the Streptomyces asoensis genome contains the following:
- a CDS encoding PRC-barrel domain containing protein, which yields MSQYRAHHVPTAGHTPDDDLTGYQVDATDGHVGKVSKYSRDLGPRFLVVHTGLWVLGKDVVIPSGEVLGIDHDARIVQLSRTKAQAKSAPVFDADTFLGDPRHRDQLGGRHGSGH from the coding sequence GTGAGCCAATACCGCGCACACCACGTGCCGACCGCCGGCCACACCCCGGACGACGACCTGACCGGATACCAGGTCGACGCCACGGACGGTCACGTCGGCAAGGTCAGCAAGTACTCCAGGGACCTCGGCCCGCGCTTCCTGGTGGTGCACACCGGCCTGTGGGTACTCGGCAAGGACGTGGTGATCCCGTCGGGCGAGGTCCTGGGCATCGACCACGACGCCCGCATCGTGCAGCTGTCCCGGACGAAGGCGCAGGCCAAGTCGGCACCCGTCTTCGACGCGGACACGTTCCTGGGCGATCCGCGCCACCGCGACCAACTGGGCGGCCGACACGGATCCGGCCACTGA